One Ficedula albicollis isolate OC2 chromosome 15, FicAlb1.5, whole genome shotgun sequence genomic window carries:
- the LOC101805753 gene encoding uncharacterized protein LOC101805753 → MERGLILSPGFPNNYYPGTHCVWQFFIPMRTHLILEIFDFDVFESSSETPTPWDGFSAPAITDNKDKPSLEENLGFAAHTTKPSLQTSTLKVAQNLSSTRDQSKDLAGHLEELPGTISKKGEAKQASEENQWKQMKEPKGITKARPEELPVPVAGSASGQRQNTSGLGAGEDLEGKMLLAHLAASERDAVTVESWTLPSTALPLDISSSPQAAVDVCPHDVLYVSDLITFSSRFCGLNSPVNKTMVFGSPLEMVEVILELITTTGRGRGFAMLFEYRNISQPGAVDAVRQERRESMMLLAILTGILVFALVLLSALCVACRQRTCPKRSSSNACSDQENRIQNSTADINELQLVVPSRENENNNHSVSREQAVTSCRGSTERSPQDTDPDVPSSISAVTTETGSDEVFIISAGPGTSGLSFTTYRIQDKNLKRSVTSPASVSDWLSSQPTAGADAAEKGNVQLEHPCPRQRTWSARTFHDLLAPIPQLQKKWCSWSTNSPFTKLVDSSGFSTAARSQGVPTRKVISATEIEGASETIYSDSSASNASYPLTLSAQRQRKLTSCNLKKSRFGNPYFGILASSPDSKHVRSLDPSRHLGAASPVNSQSPKNLLESSNPLKINLVNSSKTKELMVETDKNKPVFVISEEGDDQQPLVLAEHLSQCGDHLSEQNAVYAPAMPEKQLGVLTAEGNSSATFTSSLPLWAKSPTSYKGHGKAPSSSRDQQSSAGGDANTTETLQNCDTPAATMLCQASVQ, encoded by the exons ATGGAAAGAGGCCTGATTTTGTCACCAGGTTTTCCAAACAACTACTACCCAGGGACACACTGTGTCTGGCAGTTTTTCATTCCCATGAGAACCCATCTCATCTTGGAAATATTTGACTTTGACGTTTTTGAGAGCTCTAGTGAAACTCCAACCCCCTGGGATGGCTTTTCAGCCCCTGCTATAACAGACAATAAGGACAAGCCTTCTCTTGAGGAAAACCTGGGCTTTGCTGCCCACACCACAAAACCCTCTCTCCAGACCTCGACATTGAAGGTGGCTCAGAACCTGAGCAGCACCAGAGACCAGTCAAAGGACCTTGCTGGTCATCTGGAGGAACTTCCAGGAACCATCTCAAAAAAAGGTGAAGCCAAACAAGCATCTGAAGAAAACCAGTGGAAGCAGATGAAGGAACCCAAAGGGATCACCAAGGCTCggccagaggagctgccagtCCCTGTGGCTGGCAGTGCCTCAGGGCAGAGGCAGAATACCagtgggctgggagcaggagaggattTGGAAGGGAAGATGTTGCTTGCCCACCTAGCTGCTAGTGAGAGAGATGCAGTCACAGTGGAGAGCTGGACTCTTCCCTCGACAGCACTGCCCTTGGACATCTCCTCCAGCCCTCAGGCAGCAGTGGATGTCTGTCCCCATGATGTGTTATATGTTTCTGACCTCATCACGTTTTCCTCTCGCTTCTGCGGCCTGAATTCCCCTGTGAACAAGACCATGGTGTTTGGTTCACCTCTGGAAATGGTGGAGGTGATCCTGGAGCTGATCACCACCacgggccggggccggggcttTGCCATGCTCTTCGAGTACAGGAACATCTCGCAGCCCGGGGCTGTGGACGCTgtgaggcaggagaggagggagagcatGATGCTGCTGGCAATTCTAACAGGGATCCTTGTCTTTGCTCTTGTTTTGCTCTCTGCCCTCTGTGTAGCTTGCAG GCAGAGAACGTGCCCCAAAAGGAGCTCATCCAACGCATGCAGTGACCAGGAG AACAGGATCCAGAACTCCACTGCCGATATCAatgagctgcagctggtggtGCCAAGCCGGGAGAACGAGAACAACAACCACTCTGTGAGCCGGGAGCAGGCGG tcacttcctgcagaggcagcacagaacGGTCTCCTCAGGACACTGACCCAGATGTGCCCTCCTCCATCTCTGCAGTGACCACCGAGACTGGGAGTGATGAAGTGTTTATCATTTCTGCTGGACCTGGGACCAGCGGGCTGAGCTTTACCACCTACAGGATCCAG GACAAAAACCTGAAAAGGAGTGTGACCAGCCCGGCCTCTGTGTCCGACtggctgagctcccagcccacGGCAGGGGCAGACGCTGCTGAGAAGGGGAACGTgcagctggagcatccctgtcccaggcagCGCACCTGGAGCGCCCGCACCTTCCACGACCTCCTGGCTCCAATACCgcagctgcagaagaaatggtgcagctggagcaccaACAGCCCCTTCACAAAGCTGGTTGACAGCAGC GGTTTTTCTACAGCTGCAAGATCCCAAGGTGTGCCAACCAGAAAGGTAATCTCAGCCACTGAGATAGAGGGAGCATCAGAGACTATTTACTCTGATTCATCTGCCAGTAATGCCTCATACCCCCTCACTCTGTCTGCACAGAGGCAGCGGAAGTTAACTTCCTGCAATTTGAAGAAATCCAGATTTGGGAACCCTTATTTTGGAATTTTAGCCAGCTCCCCTGACAGCAAACATGTGAGGTCCTTGGATCCCTCAAGACATCTAGGGGCAGCATCTCCAGTTAACAGCCAAAGTCCCAAAAATCTTTTGGAGAGCTCCAACCCACTGAAAATCAACTTGGTCAACAGTTCAAAAACAAAGGAGCTTATGGTAGAAACAGataaaaacaaaccagtttttgttatttctgaagAAGGGGATGATCAGCAGCCTCTGGTCCTGGCAGAACACCTCAGTCAGTGTGGAGATCACCTGTCAGAGCAAAATGCTGTGTATGCTCCAGCCATGCCAGAGAAACAGCTGGGGGTTCTGACTGCAGAGGGGAACAGCTCTGCCACCTTCACCTCGAGCCTTCCCCTTTGGGCAAAATCCCCCACTTCATACAAAGGCCATGGGAAggcccccagctcctccagggacCAGCAGAGCTCAGCGGGTGGAGATGCCAACACCACTGAGACCTTACAGAACTGTGACACCCCCGCTGCTACTATGCTGTGCCAAGCTTCAGTCCAGTGA